The Deltaproteobacteria bacterium sequence GCGCGGCGTCGGGTGGCTCGCGGTCGTCGACGACGGCGTCCTGCTCGGAGTCGTCACGCGCGGGGATCTCGTCCGCGCGGGCGTCGATCCCGCCTTGCTCGGCGAGCTATCGTGCGCGTGTCCGGGCGACGGCAGCGCGCCGTGTGCGCCGGCGCGGTTGGGGGAGGGGGCAGTCGGAATCTGCCTGGACTGCGCCGGCGGCGCCGCGTGCCAGCCGCAGCGAGCCGCCGGCGGCGAGTGACCGGGCCGACCGCCCGTCGCCGGCCCGCGCACAGCGGCGCCGGCGCGGCGCGCGGCATCCGCGCGAGGCGCAGGTGCGCGGCGCATCTTCCGGGCATCGGACTTGACGTGCGTCAACGCGGAGGTGGCCCCGATGGCGCACGCTGCCGCCATGCCAACTGCGACCACCAGCCGCCAGTTCACCTCCGTGGCCGAGTATCTCACCTGGGACCACGACGAACTCGACGCCATGTTCGCCGACATCGTGCCGATGGTGGAGGACGCCGAGTGGGAGCGCGCCTCCGAGCACTTCGACGACTTCCGCCGCCGCCTCGAGCGCCACATTGCCATCGAGGAGGAGGTCCTGTTTCCGGTGTTCGAGCGGCGCGTCGCGCCGCACGGGCCGACCGACGTCATGCGCGAGGACCACCGGCAGATCAAGGACGCGCTCGCGACGATCGGCGGCGCCCTGCAGTCCGCCGACACGGCGGCGTTCGACCGCGGCCGCGCAACCCTGATCGACGTGCTCGCCAATCACAACCTGCGCGAGGAGCGCGTGCTGTACCCGACCGTCGAACGCGCCGCCGCCGACGAAATGCCCGCGGTGCTCGAACGCGCGCTGTCCTATTGACGGCCGCGGCGCAGCGCCTCGATTTCGGCGAACAGCGCCTCGATCTCGTCGTCGCGCGTGTAGAAGTGCGGCCCGATGCGGATGCCCGCGCCGGGCCGGTAGTCGCAGAAGAACCGGCGGCGGTTGAGTTCGCGTGCGACGTCGCCCGCGCCGGGGAAGTCGAACACGACCGAGTTGCCGCGCCGCTCCGGTTCGCGCGGCGACCGCAGCGTATACCCCGCCTCGTCGATGCGCTCGATCGCGAGGCCGGTCTGGCGCAGCGACTTTTCGCGGATGCGGTCGACGCCGATCTCGGCCACGATCTCGTGTCCGGCGCGCGCCTGGTAGAGGCAGGCGACCGCCGGCGTTCCGCCCATGTAGCGCCACGCGCTGTCGGCGTACTGCTGGTCGGGCATGGTGAAGGCAAACGGTGACTCGTGTCCGAACCAGCCCGTTACGCGCGGAGCGAACTCGCCGATCAGATCCTCGCGGACGTACAGGTACGCGGCGCCCGGGCCGCCGCACAGCCATTTGACTGAACCGCCGGTGGCGAACGACACGCCGAGATCGACGACGTCGACCGGGATCGCGCCGAGCGACTGGTAGCAGTCGAGGATGACGTGCGCACCGACTTCGTTGGCGCGCGCGGCGATCGCCTTGGCGTCCTGGATGTATGCCGACTTGAACAGCACGTGGGAGATCGGCACCACGAGCGTCTGCTGATCGATCGCCTCGCACATGCGCGCGGTGTCGACCGCGACGCCGTCCGACTCGACGATGTGGATCTCTGCGCCGCGCCGCCGCTCGGCCTGCCACACGTACGACACGGACGGGAAGTTGAGATCGGAGTAGACGATCTTGTTCTTGCCTGGCCGGTAGTCGAAGCAGGACGCGAGCACCGCCTCGACCGTGGACACGTTCTGGTTCATCACGACGGTGCCGTCCGGCGCGCCGAGCAGCCGGCCGATGCGGCGTCCCGCGCGGTCGACCTCCGGCAGCCAGTCGTCCCAGGCGGTGATCGACTTTTCCTCCCACAGCCGCAGGAACTCGGCCAGGTACTCGCCGGCCCGTCGCGGGACGCATCCCAACGAGTGGGAGATCAGGTGGGTGCAGCCCTCCAGGGCCGGGAACTCGTCGCGCCACTTGAGCAGGTCGTCGGTCACGGTGGCGCGAGTATGCACCATCGCGGGGACGGGCTGCGCGGGGTGATTTTATAATATGTTGATTTTATTAGATAAAATTGCGATTTGTTAGCACTCTCCCCGAGGGGTTGACAAAATCCGCGGCGTGCTTATGGATAGGGCGTCTGCTGTTTTCCGCAACGCCAACCGGAGAGGAATGACCATGAAGATTCGTCCCTTGGGTGACCGCATCCTGGTCAAGCGCGTCGAAGAGGAGGAAAAGAGCGCCGGCGGGATCATCATCCCGGACACGGCCAAGGAGAAGCCGATTCAGGCGAAGGTGATCGCCGTCGGCAATGGTCGGCTGGACAAAAACGGCAAGCGCCAGCCGCTCGAGGTCAAGGAGGGCGACCGGGTGCTGTTCAGCAAGTATGGCGGCACCGAGGTCAAACTCGACGGAGAAGAGCACCTCATCCTTCGCGAGGACGACGTTCTCGCCGTACTCGACTAACCGGAGGAACACACCATGGCAGCCAAGGAGATCGTATTTTCGACCGACGCCCGCGGCGAACTCGCGCGCGGGCTCAACACGCTTGCGAACGCGGTAAAGGTCACGCTCGGCCCGCGCGGCCGCAACGTGGTCATCGAAAAGAGCTGGGGCGCGCCGACGGTCACCAAGGACGGCGTCACCGTCGCCAAGGAGATCGAGCTGGAGAGCAAGCTCCAGAACATGGGCGCGCAGATGATCAAGGAGGTCGCCTCGAAGACGTCCGACGTCGCCGGTGACGGGACGACGACCGCGACCGTGCTCGCTCAGGCGATCTTCAACGAGGGCGCCAAGCTCGTTGCGGCGGGTGTCAACCCGATGGACCTCAAGCGGGGCATCGACGCGGCCGTCGACGCGGTGGTCGAGGCGCTCGGCAAGCTGTCGAAGGAGACCAAGGACCACAAAGAGATCGCGCAGGTC is a genomic window containing:
- a CDS encoding aminotransferase class V-fold PLP-dependent enzyme — protein: MVHTRATVTDDLLKWRDEFPALEGCTHLISHSLGCVPRRAGEYLAEFLRLWEEKSITAWDDWLPEVDRAGRRIGRLLGAPDGTVVMNQNVSTVEAVLASCFDYRPGKNKIVYSDLNFPSVSYVWQAERRRGAEIHIVESDGVAVDTARMCEAIDQQTLVVPISHVLFKSAYIQDAKAIAARANEVGAHVILDCYQSLGAIPVDVVDLGVSFATGGSVKWLCGGPGAAYLYVREDLIGEFAPRVTGWFGHESPFAFTMPDQQYADSAWRYMGGTPAVACLYQARAGHEIVAEIGVDRIREKSLRQTGLAIERIDEAGYTLRSPREPERRGNSVVFDFPGAGDVARELNRRRFFCDYRPGAGIRIGPHFYTRDDEIEALFAEIEALRRGRQ
- a CDS encoding hemerythrin domain-containing protein, giving the protein MTCVNAEVAPMAHAAAMPTATTSRQFTSVAEYLTWDHDELDAMFADIVPMVEDAEWERASEHFDDFRRRLERHIAIEEEVLFPVFERRVAPHGPTDVMREDHRQIKDALATIGGALQSADTAAFDRGRATLIDVLANHNLREERVLYPTVERAAADEMPAVLERALSY
- a CDS encoding co-chaperone GroES; amino-acid sequence: MKIRPLGDRILVKRVEEEEKSAGGIIIPDTAKEKPIQAKVIAVGNGRLDKNGKRQPLEVKEGDRVLFSKYGGTEVKLDGEEHLILREDDVLAVLD